Proteins encoded by one window of Gordonia jinghuaiqii:
- a CDS encoding hemolysin family protein has translation MLTVLGIGLGILVVLLITALTGYFVAQEFGYMAVDRSRLKARAEAGDAAAKRALGVTRRTSFMLSGAQLGITVTGLLVGYVAEPLIGSGVGDLLGEVGIPVGVGVVIGTVIAILFSTVVQMVFGELFPKNLAIARPEPVALWLSRSTTIYLAAFGWLISLFDKASNLLLHALRIEPVHDVEHSASVRDLEHIVAESRDAGDLPDDLSVLLDRVLDFPTRTAEHAMIARPNTDHVDAALPAAEVLTLMSTGHTRYPVLAGADDEVRGVIHLQDLLEWSYALKQHPPQADPSAVAVDLSRAAVVVPSTLPLPEVLENLAAAHEEMAIVIDEYGGFAGVVTAEDIAEELVGEIDDEHDPEASAAVEETAEGWLVRGDAHVDEVSRAIGWELPEGDYETMAGLVIAEFVGLPEAGDAVTITIGPDPATLLDDDEAPPRKVRATVLEVDKRVPSLLSMTMSDDADVSSDAGQEDDRG, from the coding sequence ATGCTGACCGTTCTCGGAATCGGACTCGGAATCCTGGTGGTCTTGCTGATCACCGCCCTGACCGGCTACTTCGTGGCCCAGGAATTCGGCTACATGGCGGTCGACCGATCCCGCCTGAAAGCCCGCGCCGAGGCCGGCGACGCCGCCGCGAAACGCGCCCTCGGCGTCACCCGGCGCACCTCCTTCATGCTCTCCGGCGCGCAGCTCGGTATCACCGTCACCGGCCTTCTCGTCGGTTACGTCGCCGAACCGCTGATCGGTTCCGGCGTCGGTGACCTGCTCGGCGAGGTCGGCATCCCGGTGGGTGTCGGCGTGGTGATCGGCACCGTCATCGCGATCCTGTTCTCCACCGTCGTGCAGATGGTGTTCGGCGAGCTGTTCCCGAAGAACCTGGCCATCGCCCGCCCGGAACCGGTGGCGTTGTGGCTGTCCCGGTCCACCACGATCTACCTCGCCGCATTCGGCTGGCTGATCTCACTGTTCGACAAGGCCTCGAACCTGCTGTTACATGCCCTGCGCATCGAACCCGTCCACGACGTCGAGCATTCGGCGTCGGTGCGCGACCTCGAACACATCGTCGCGGAGTCCCGCGACGCCGGGGATCTGCCCGACGACCTGTCGGTGCTTCTCGACCGTGTGCTCGACTTCCCGACGCGCACGGCCGAACATGCCATGATCGCGCGACCGAACACCGATCACGTCGACGCCGCGTTGCCTGCGGCGGAGGTGCTCACCCTGATGAGCACCGGTCACACCCGGTACCCGGTGCTCGCCGGCGCCGACGACGAGGTGCGCGGTGTGATCCACCTGCAGGACCTCCTCGAGTGGTCCTACGCGCTCAAACAACACCCGCCGCAGGCCGATCCGTCGGCCGTCGCGGTCGACCTGAGTCGCGCGGCAGTGGTGGTGCCCTCCACCCTGCCGCTGCCCGAGGTGCTCGAGAACCTCGCGGCCGCCCATGAGGAGATGGCCATCGTCATCGACGAATACGGCGGCTTCGCCGGGGTGGTCACCGCCGAGGACATCGCCGAGGAGCTCGTCGGCGAGATCGACGACGAACACGACCCGGAGGCGTCGGCGGCGGTCGAGGAAACCGCCGAAGGCTGGCTGGTGCGCGGCGACGCGCACGTCGACGAGGTGTCGCGGGCCATCGGCTGGGAACTGCCCGAAGGAGACTACGAGACGATGGCCGGGCTGGTGATCGCCGAGTTCGTGGGCCTGCCCGAGGCCGGGGACGCGGTCACGATCACCATCGGACCCGATCCGGCAACGCTTCTCGACGACGACGAGGCGCCGCCTCGAAAGGTGCGCGCAACGGTGCTCGAGGTGGACAAGCGTGTGCCGTCGCTGCTGTCGATGACCATGTCGGACGATGCCGACGTCTCCTCCGACGCAGGACAGGAGGACGACCGTGGATAA
- a CDS encoding DNA polymerase domain-containing protein produces MASRSPAEELDVDGIAVRMSNPDKIYFPELGEDGGRKRDLVGYYRTVALGVDAGGDGPLMRATRDRPTFLQRFPDGVEGDEIYQKHIAKKRPEHVQSTGIVFPSGRTGDAIRPTVPADLVWGANLGTVTFHTWPTLADDNDHPDQLRIDLDPQPGTTFEDVRRVAVEGLKPLLDELGFAGFVKTSGGRGVHVYVPIEPRWDFIATRRCVIALARELERRDPDRVTTSWWKEERGERIFIDFNQNARDRTMASPYSVRRSARGRVSTPVTWAELADVDPDDCTMDTVPKLLADRGDPWADIADHRRGVEKLLEMVQEDDANGLGDMPYPPSYPKMPGEPPRVQPSKKVAEHWDEKGNRRPEG; encoded by the coding sequence ATGGCATCTCGTTCTCCGGCAGAAGAACTCGACGTCGACGGCATCGCCGTTCGGATGAGCAACCCGGACAAGATCTACTTTCCGGAGCTCGGTGAGGATGGCGGCCGCAAACGGGATCTGGTCGGCTACTACCGAACCGTGGCGCTGGGCGTCGACGCCGGCGGCGACGGCCCGCTGATGCGTGCGACCCGGGACCGCCCGACGTTCCTGCAGCGGTTTCCCGACGGCGTCGAGGGCGACGAGATCTATCAGAAGCACATCGCCAAGAAGCGTCCCGAACATGTGCAGTCGACGGGAATCGTGTTCCCGTCCGGCCGAACCGGGGATGCGATCCGGCCCACCGTACCCGCCGACCTCGTGTGGGGTGCCAATCTCGGCACCGTCACCTTTCACACCTGGCCGACGCTGGCCGACGACAACGACCATCCCGACCAGCTCCGGATCGACCTCGATCCGCAACCGGGAACCACTTTCGAAGACGTGCGGCGCGTGGCCGTCGAGGGCCTGAAGCCGCTGCTCGACGAGCTCGGGTTCGCGGGCTTCGTGAAGACCTCCGGTGGCCGCGGCGTGCACGTGTACGTACCGATCGAGCCGCGGTGGGACTTCATCGCCACCCGGCGGTGCGTCATCGCGCTCGCCCGTGAACTCGAACGGCGCGATCCCGATCGCGTCACCACGTCGTGGTGGAAAGAGGAACGCGGAGAGCGGATCTTCATCGACTTCAACCAGAACGCGCGTGACCGGACGATGGCGTCACCGTATTCGGTTCGACGCAGCGCGCGTGGCCGGGTCTCGACGCCGGTGACGTGGGCCGAACTCGCCGACGTCGACCCCGACGACTGCACCATGGACACCGTCCCGAAACTCCTCGCCGATCGTGGTGACCCGTGGGCCGACATCGCCGACCATCGCCGCGGCGTCGAGAAGCTGTTGGAGATGGTCCAGGAAGACGACGCGAATGGCCTGGGGGACATGCCGTATCCGCCCAGCTACCCGAAGATGCCCGGCGAGCCGCCGCGCGTACAGCCGAGCAAGAAGGTCGCCGAACACTGGGACGAGAAGGGCAATCGGCGACCGGAGGGGTGA
- the gluQRS gene encoding tRNA glutamyl-Q(34) synthetase GluQRS: MSTQLRAGRYAPSPSGDLHVGNLRTAVLAWLFARTTGRGFLIRMEDLDRTAPGADAGQLADLAALGIDWDPPVVYQSDRLATYRAIIDGLHNAGETFECFCTRREILEAPSAPHAPQGAYPGTCRDLTEAQRAERRSTRPPAIRIRTHVSEFAVFDELHGSYTGAVDDFVIQRNDGTPAYNLAVVVDDAAQGVDQVVRGDDLLSSAPRQAYLATRLGSVPPTYAHVPMVLNADGVRLSKRDGAVTLTDLAAQGIPTTTVLSRIASSLGLAARDETVDLATLSERFDPGALPKSPWILAPTEWVTSPP; the protein is encoded by the coding sequence ATGTCGACACAGCTGCGAGCGGGCCGGTACGCGCCGTCCCCGTCCGGCGACCTGCACGTCGGCAATCTGCGGACGGCGGTGCTCGCGTGGCTGTTCGCACGGACCACCGGCCGCGGTTTCCTCATCCGCATGGAGGATCTCGACCGCACCGCCCCGGGCGCCGACGCCGGTCAGCTCGCCGACCTGGCCGCGCTCGGCATCGACTGGGACCCGCCCGTCGTCTACCAGAGCGATCGCCTCGCGACATATCGCGCGATCATCGACGGACTCCACAACGCCGGCGAGACCTTCGAGTGCTTCTGCACGCGCCGCGAGATCCTCGAAGCCCCCTCCGCACCGCACGCACCACAGGGCGCCTACCCGGGCACGTGCCGCGACCTGACCGAGGCGCAACGGGCCGAGCGCCGGTCGACCAGGCCACCGGCGATCCGCATCCGCACCCACGTTTCCGAGTTCGCCGTGTTCGACGAGCTCCACGGCTCCTACACCGGCGCGGTCGACGACTTCGTGATCCAGCGCAACGACGGCACACCTGCCTACAACCTCGCCGTCGTCGTCGACGACGCCGCCCAGGGCGTCGACCAGGTCGTCCGGGGTGACGACCTGCTGTCATCGGCGCCGCGTCAGGCCTACCTCGCGACGCGCCTCGGATCGGTGCCGCCGACCTATGCGCACGTACCGATGGTCCTCAACGCCGACGGGGTGCGCCTGAGCAAACGCGACGGCGCCGTCACCCTCACCGACCTTGCAGCCCAAGGCATTCCGACGACGACCGTCCTGTCCCGGATCGCCTCCTCGCTCGGTCTCGCCGCCCGGGACGAGACCGTCGATCTCGCCACCCTGTCCGAGCGGTTCGACCCCGGAGCGCTCCCCAAGTCGCCGTGGATCCTGGCTCCCACGGAATGGGTGACCAGTCCGCCATGA
- a CDS encoding calcium/sodium antiporter, with amino-acid sequence MVTDVLFVLLGLGGLVAGAELLVRGGSAIASELGVSPLLVGLTIVSIGTSMPELAVGIDASFNDAGALAIGNIAGTNIVNLLLILGLSAAMVPLALGRQTIRLDLPVMVISALLLLALSANGTLTRLDGLLLLTLAAAYTAIAIRAELKAKTTSLVTDDELPATGGPMWQRVLELIGGIAVVVVGADLLVRGSVDVATDLGVSEAFIGLTIVAIGTSAPELTTTIMSTLRGNRDLAIGNLIGSSVYNIAFILGVTALVKPLDVTDELIRIDIPLMAAVALLCIPVFISGRRISRPEGLAFVAGYFLYLGLLIAFRG; translated from the coding sequence ATGGTGACCGACGTCCTGTTCGTGCTGCTCGGACTCGGCGGCCTGGTGGCGGGCGCGGAACTGCTGGTGCGCGGCGGATCGGCGATCGCGAGCGAGCTCGGCGTCTCACCACTTCTGGTGGGGTTGACCATCGTCTCGATCGGCACCTCCATGCCCGAGCTCGCGGTCGGGATCGACGCGTCGTTCAACGACGCCGGAGCGCTGGCCATCGGCAACATCGCCGGCACCAACATCGTCAATCTGCTTCTGATCCTGGGCCTTTCGGCCGCCATGGTGCCTCTCGCGTTGGGTCGCCAGACCATCCGGCTCGACCTTCCGGTGATGGTCATCAGTGCACTGCTGCTCCTCGCGTTGAGCGCCAACGGCACCCTCACCCGACTCGACGGCCTGCTCCTGCTGACATTGGCGGCCGCCTACACCGCCATCGCCATCCGTGCCGAACTCAAGGCGAAGACGACCAGCCTGGTGACCGACGACGAGTTGCCCGCGACCGGCGGACCGATGTGGCAGCGGGTGCTGGAACTGATCGGCGGCATCGCGGTGGTCGTCGTCGGTGCGGACTTGCTCGTGCGCGGTTCGGTGGACGTGGCAACCGATCTCGGCGTCAGCGAGGCGTTCATCGGACTGACGATCGTCGCAATCGGGACCTCGGCGCCCGAGCTCACCACGACGATCATGTCGACGCTCCGCGGCAACCGCGACCTCGCGATCGGCAACCTCATCGGCTCGAGTGTCTACAACATCGCGTTCATCCTCGGCGTGACCGCCCTGGTCAAACCACTCGACGTCACCGACGAACTCATCCGTATCGACATCCCGCTGATGGCCGCCGTTGCGCTGCTGTGCATTCCGGTGTTCATCTCCGGCCGCCGGATCTCGCGACCGGAAGGCCTCGCATTCGTCGCGGGATACTTCCTGTATCTCGGGCTGCTCATCGCCTTCCGGGGCTGA
- a CDS encoding hemolysin family protein has product MDNPWIVVSVTVALIAASAFFVAVEFALIAARRHRLEDAAATSGSARAALRSASELSVLLAGSQLGITVCTLALGSVTKPAVHHWLTPVFVDWGLPYWSADVVGFVLALIIVTFLHLVVGEMAPKSWAIAHPERSAIVLALPMRAFMWVTRPVIVQLNHLANWCLRRVGVEPVDQVATGQDSDALRHLVEHSATVGTLDERYHAHLTSALELESLTAGDVVTPRDQLGEVPPDIDADAIQAAGRTSGHLRLLVREEAGARVQGIVHVRDSLGAAPGVTAADLMRPVLRIDSDQPVYEALATMRAQRAHLALVTGEDGVAIGLVSLNDVLHRLLATATPEA; this is encoded by the coding sequence GTGGATAACCCGTGGATTGTCGTTTCGGTGACCGTGGCCCTGATCGCGGCCAGCGCGTTCTTCGTCGCGGTGGAGTTCGCGCTCATCGCCGCGCGCAGGCACCGGCTCGAGGACGCGGCCGCCACCAGTGGCAGCGCCCGTGCGGCGCTGCGCAGCGCGTCGGAGTTGTCGGTGCTGCTCGCCGGCTCGCAACTGGGCATCACGGTGTGCACGCTGGCGCTCGGTTCGGTCACCAAACCCGCTGTGCACCACTGGCTCACACCGGTCTTCGTGGACTGGGGCCTGCCGTACTGGTCGGCTGACGTCGTCGGCTTCGTGCTGGCGTTGATCATCGTCACGTTCCTGCACCTGGTGGTCGGGGAGATGGCGCCCAAGTCGTGGGCCATCGCGCATCCCGAGCGGTCGGCCATCGTGCTGGCGCTGCCGATGCGTGCGTTCATGTGGGTGACCCGGCCGGTCATCGTGCAGCTCAACCACCTGGCCAACTGGTGCCTGCGGCGTGTGGGTGTCGAACCCGTGGACCAGGTCGCGACCGGCCAGGACAGCGATGCGCTGCGACACCTGGTGGAGCACTCCGCCACGGTCGGCACGCTCGACGAGCGCTATCACGCCCACCTGACCAGTGCGCTGGAGTTGGAGTCGCTGACCGCCGGGGACGTCGTGACGCCTCGCGACCAGCTGGGCGAGGTGCCGCCGGATATCGACGCGGACGCCATTCAGGCCGCGGGCCGGACCTCCGGGCATCTCCGGTTGCTGGTGCGGGAGGAGGCCGGGGCGCGGGTCCAGGGCATCGTCCACGTGCGCGACAGCCTGGGTGCCGCACCGGGGGTCACCGCCGCCGACCTGATGCGACCGGTACTACGGATCGACTCGGACCAACCGGTGTACGAGGCGCTCGCGACCATGCGGGCCCAGCGCGCACACCTCGCGCTGGTGACCGGCGAGGACGGTGTGGCGATCGGGCTGGTCAGCCTCAACGATGTGTTGCACCGACTCCTCGCGACGGCGACGCCGGAGGCGTGA
- a CDS encoding ATP-dependent DNA ligase has product MDLPVMPPVAPMLAKAVTAVPPQPDGSQSWSYEPKWDGFRALIFRDGDEVTIGSRGGKDLARYFPEIVEAARAELPEKVVLDGEIGVPALIGDTHRLDWDSLAQRIHPAQSRVDMLAEKTPAIFIGFDALALESLNVMGEPFEVRREALLRAVGPGGRDRRCHVSRVTIDPAVAEDWFSAFEGAGLDGVVAKRLDGVYVENKREMLKVKHKRTADCVIFGYRIHKSGRGIGSMLLGLYGDDGELRMVGGAGAFSDAKRVELQEMFEPMRLHPDKASPGEPTRWRSEKSGEWIPIRPELVAEFAYDQMENHRFRHTVKFLRWRPDRDPESCGYDQLDVPLTYDLHDVLEGE; this is encoded by the coding sequence ATGGATCTCCCGGTCATGCCTCCCGTCGCGCCGATGCTGGCCAAGGCGGTCACCGCGGTCCCGCCGCAACCCGATGGTTCGCAGTCCTGGTCCTATGAGCCCAAATGGGACGGTTTCCGGGCGCTGATCTTCCGCGATGGCGACGAGGTCACGATCGGTTCGCGCGGCGGCAAGGACCTGGCCCGCTACTTTCCCGAGATCGTCGAGGCAGCCAGGGCCGAACTGCCCGAGAAGGTGGTCCTCGACGGCGAGATCGGGGTGCCCGCGCTCATCGGAGACACGCATCGGCTGGACTGGGATTCGCTGGCTCAGCGGATACACCCGGCTCAGTCCCGGGTGGACATGCTCGCCGAGAAGACCCCGGCGATCTTCATCGGATTCGACGCTCTGGCGCTGGAGTCTCTGAACGTGATGGGTGAACCGTTCGAGGTACGACGCGAGGCGTTGTTGCGGGCGGTGGGCCCCGGCGGCCGCGACCGCCGATGCCATGTGAGTCGGGTGACGATCGATCCCGCGGTCGCCGAGGACTGGTTCTCCGCCTTCGAAGGCGCGGGCCTCGACGGGGTCGTCGCCAAACGGCTCGACGGGGTGTACGTCGAGAACAAACGTGAGATGTTGAAGGTCAAACACAAGCGGACCGCGGACTGCGTGATCTTCGGATATCGGATCCACAAGTCCGGCAGGGGGATCGGTTCCATGCTGCTCGGGCTGTACGGCGATGACGGCGAGTTGCGCATGGTCGGCGGGGCGGGTGCCTTCTCCGACGCCAAACGCGTTGAGCTGCAGGAGATGTTCGAGCCGATGCGCCTGCACCCCGACAAGGCCTCACCGGGTGAGCCGACCCGGTGGCGGTCGGAGAAGTCGGGGGAGTGGATTCCGATTCGGCCGGAGCTGGTCGCGGAGTTCGCCTACGACCAGATGGAGAACCATCGGTTCCGGCACACCGTGAAGTTCCTGCGATGGCGTCCCGACCGGGATCCGGAGAGCTGCGGCTACGACCAGCTCGACGTTCCGCTGACCTACGACCTGCACGACGTCCTCGAAGGGGAATGA
- the tgt gene encoding tRNA guanosine(34) transglycosylase Tgt, giving the protein MLGVSSTGTEVADPTYAVGTTLAGTRGRTGVISTPHGVIQTPAFVPVGTKATVKTVLPESVAALGAQAVLANAYHLYLQPGPEIIDAAGGLGAFMNWPGPTYTDSGGFQVMSLGAGFKKVISMEANGTPDDDLTANGKERLSRVDDDGVTFKSHLDGSTHRFTPEVSMQIQHQLGADIIFAFDELTTLMNTRRYQEDSLERTRLWAIRCLDEHNRLSVERAHRPQQSLWGVIQGAQYEDLRRKAARDLVALSDADRAVGGKGFGGYGIGGALEKDNLGTIVGWVNDELPEDAPKHLLGISEPDDIFTAIENGVDTFDCVSPTRVARNGAIYSLDGRYNVTNAKYRKDFRPLDPEIENYTSQYSRAYLHHLFKAKEGLGATLATLHNVSFIVTLVDRAREAIENGNYTEYRDEFLRRYYGSSRD; this is encoded by the coding sequence ATGCTCGGCGTGAGCAGTACCGGAACCGAAGTCGCCGACCCCACCTATGCCGTCGGCACCACCTTGGCCGGCACCCGCGGCCGTACCGGGGTCATCAGCACTCCACACGGCGTGATCCAGACCCCGGCATTCGTTCCGGTGGGTACCAAGGCGACGGTGAAGACCGTTCTGCCCGAGTCGGTGGCCGCGCTCGGCGCCCAGGCCGTGCTCGCCAACGCCTATCACCTCTACCTGCAGCCGGGGCCGGAGATCATCGACGCGGCGGGCGGGCTCGGCGCGTTCATGAACTGGCCGGGACCCACCTACACCGACAGCGGTGGATTCCAGGTGATGTCGCTGGGTGCGGGTTTCAAGAAGGTCATCTCGATGGAGGCCAACGGCACCCCCGACGACGACCTCACCGCCAACGGCAAGGAGCGACTCTCACGCGTCGACGACGACGGGGTCACCTTCAAATCGCACCTCGACGGCTCGACGCACCGCTTCACCCCCGAGGTGTCCATGCAGATCCAGCATCAGCTCGGCGCCGACATCATCTTCGCCTTCGACGAACTGACGACCCTGATGAACACCCGTCGGTATCAAGAGGATTCGCTGGAGCGGACCCGCCTGTGGGCGATCCGGTGCCTCGACGAACACAACCGGTTGAGTGTCGAGCGGGCGCACCGTCCGCAGCAGTCGCTGTGGGGTGTCATCCAGGGCGCACAGTACGAGGATCTGCGTCGCAAAGCGGCCCGTGATCTCGTCGCGCTCAGCGACGCCGACCGCGCGGTCGGCGGAAAAGGCTTCGGCGGCTACGGCATCGGCGGCGCGCTGGAGAAGGACAACCTCGGCACCATCGTCGGTTGGGTCAACGACGAACTGCCCGAGGACGCCCCGAAACATCTGCTCGGCATCAGCGAACCCGACGACATCTTCACCGCCATCGAGAACGGCGTCGACACCTTCGACTGCGTATCGCCGACCCGCGTCGCACGCAACGGTGCCATCTACTCGCTCGACGGTCGCTACAACGTCACCAATGCCAAGTACCGCAAAGACTTCCGTCCGCTCGACCCCGAGATCGAGAACTACACCTCGCAATACAGCCGCGCCTACCTGCACCACCTGTTCAAGGCGAAGGAAGGCCTCGGTGCCACACTCGCGACGCTGCACAATGTGTCGTTCATCGTGACCCTCGTCGACCGTGCCCGCGAGGCGATCGAGAACGGGAACTACACCGAGTACCGGGACGAGTTCCTGCGGCGTTATTACGGTTCGTCGCGGGACTGA
- a CDS encoding YhgE/Pip domain-containing protein: MFAAFSPGSDFKRYYRGRMPRLALVVIMLMPLLYGAMYLWAFWNPFAAADKIPVALVNEDTGTVVDGQKLDAGSQVAQGLIDSGQLDLKEVSADEAADGVAHGKYYFSITLPADFSAAIASPTSDEPRSAPLIFTYNDANNYLATIIGQDAAQQVVNKVGAQVGAQTFDIVLSDVGTVAGKLGTAASGADELAAGLRTANSGAQEIATDLVTAKNGAAQLAGGLGTLDAALLRATDPLLAAIGTGDRTGISPAEVNAAADRLSRNAAAASNQLTAAAQRQSQAGTAIDAVITRLSASSDPAMRGLAEALSPARQFLRTNGLGPDANNQLTQLSSDATLLSEQLGNPQSPLRLGMTLLENGGLRDDVLAARGVAGELSSGSAELSTGLGELSAGATELASGTVKLSAGADELASGLDEGVKALPSWTSEQKKKIASTLAQPVELQEQYTHEAPTFGTGFAPFFMSLALFVGGIITWMLLTPLQSRPIVQGFSSMRVVLSSYAPAFTIGFVQAAVLYSVVTFAVGLRAVHPISTFLFLLLVVATFMAMIQMFNAVFGVAVGRVVTLAFLMVQLVSAGGIYPVPTTATPFQYIHHVDPMTYTVEGLRQLTVGGIDYRLWLATAVLAGITVVSMLISSWAARRNRQYTMDRLYPPVEV, from the coding sequence ATGTTTGCCGCATTCTCGCCGGGCAGTGACTTCAAGCGGTACTACCGCGGCCGGATGCCACGACTGGCCCTCGTCGTCATCATGCTCATGCCATTGCTGTACGGGGCCATGTACCTGTGGGCGTTCTGGAATCCCTTCGCCGCCGCGGACAAGATCCCGGTCGCACTGGTCAACGAGGACACCGGCACGGTGGTCGACGGACAGAAGCTGGACGCCGGAAGCCAGGTCGCACAAGGGCTGATCGATTCCGGACAGCTCGATCTGAAGGAGGTCTCCGCCGACGAGGCCGCCGACGGTGTCGCCCACGGCAAGTACTACTTCTCCATCACCCTGCCCGCCGATTTCAGCGCAGCCATCGCCTCCCCGACCAGTGACGAACCACGTTCGGCACCACTGATTTTCACCTACAACGACGCAAACAACTATCTGGCGACGATCATCGGCCAGGATGCCGCACAGCAGGTGGTCAACAAGGTCGGCGCCCAGGTGGGTGCCCAGACCTTCGACATCGTCCTCAGCGACGTCGGCACCGTGGCGGGCAAGCTCGGTACGGCCGCGAGCGGCGCGGACGAACTCGCCGCCGGACTCAGGACCGCCAACTCCGGGGCGCAGGAGATCGCGACCGACCTCGTGACGGCCAAGAACGGCGCGGCACAGCTCGCCGGTGGACTCGGCACGCTCGACGCCGCCCTTCTCCGGGCGACCGATCCGCTGCTCGCCGCCATCGGCACCGGCGATCGGACCGGGATATCCCCGGCAGAGGTGAACGCCGCGGCCGACCGGCTGTCCCGCAACGCCGCCGCGGCGTCGAACCAGCTGACGGCAGCGGCCCAGCGACAGTCGCAGGCGGGCACCGCCATCGACGCGGTGATCACCCGGCTGAGCGCCTCATCCGATCCCGCCATGCGCGGCCTCGCCGAGGCGTTGTCGCCGGCGCGCCAGTTCCTCCGTACCAACGGACTCGGCCCGGACGCGAACAATCAGCTCACCCAACTGTCTTCGGACGCGACCCTGCTGTCCGAGCAGCTCGGCAACCCGCAGAGTCCGCTTCGGCTGGGCATGACACTCCTCGAGAACGGCGGGCTGCGCGACGACGTGCTCGCCGCGCGCGGTGTCGCAGGCGAATTGAGCAGCGGCTCTGCCGAACTCAGCACGGGTCTCGGCGAATTGAGTGCCGGTGCCACCGAGCTGGCGAGCGGCACCGTGAAATTGTCCGCGGGTGCGGATGAACTGGCCTCCGGGCTCGACGAGGGCGTGAAGGCACTGCCGTCGTGGACGTCCGAACAGAAAAAGAAGATCGCCTCCACGCTGGCCCAACCGGTTGAACTCCAGGAGCAGTACACCCACGAAGCCCCGACCTTCGGCACCGGCTTCGCCCCGTTCTTCATGTCGCTGGCCCTGTTCGTCGGCGGGATCATCACCTGGATGTTGCTGACCCCCTTGCAGTCCCGTCCGATCGTGCAGGGCTTTTCGTCGATGCGCGTCGTGTTGTCCTCTTACGCACCGGCATTCACCATCGGATTCGTCCAGGCCGCGGTTCTCTACTCGGTCGTCACCTTCGCGGTCGGTCTCCGAGCGGTCCATCCCATCTCGACGTTCCTGTTCCTGCTGCTGGTGGTCGCCACCTTCATGGCGATGATCCAGATGTTCAACGCCGTGTTCGGCGTCGCCGTCGGGCGCGTGGTGACGCTGGCGTTCCTGATGGTGCAGCTGGTGTCGGCGGGAGGCATCTATCCCGTGCCGACCACCGCCACGCCGTTCCAGTACATCCACCATGTCGATCCGATGACATACACCGTCGAAGGCCTGAGACAACTGACCGTGGGTGGTATCGACTACAGATTGTGGCTCGCGACAGCCGTACTCGCCGGCATCACCGTGGTCAGCATGCTGATCTCCTCGTGGGCGGCCCGACGCAATCGCCAGTACACGATGGACCGCCTGTACCCGCCTGTCGAAGTCTAG